A part of Curtobacterium sp. MCLR17_036 genomic DNA contains:
- the rpsA gene encoding 30S ribosomal protein S1 — protein MTTTTTKAPKQVAINDIGSADDFLAEVEKTLKFFNDGDLISGTVVKIDRDEVLLDVGYKTEGVIPSRELSIKHDVDPNEVVEVGDEVEALVLQKEDKEGRLILSKKRAQYERAWGDVEKIKESDGVVTGTVIEVVKGGLIVDIGLRGFLPASLIELRRVRDLTPYLGQEIEAKILELDKNRNNVVLSRRALLEQTQSESRTTFLNNLHKGQVRKGIVSSIVNFGAFVDLGGVDGLVHVSELSWKHIEHASEVVEVGQEVTVEILEVDLDRERVSLSLKATQEDPWQVFARTHAIGQIAPGKVTKLVPFGAFVRVADGIEGLVHISELSNKHVELAEQVVSVNDEVFVKIIDIDLDRRRISLSLKQANEGVDPEGTEFDPALYGMPTEYDEKGDYKYPDGFDPETNEWLEGYDTQRTEWEGQYAAAQSRWEAHKAQVAKTIADEAQGGFDLPAAASSSFTSESNNASPLADDASLAALREKLSSTN, from the coding sequence ATGACAACCACTACGACCAAGGCTCCTAAGCAGGTCGCCATCAACGACATCGGTTCGGCTGATGACTTCCTGGCCGAGGTCGAGAAGACCCTGAAGTTCTTCAACGACGGTGATCTCATCTCCGGCACCGTCGTGAAGATCGACCGCGACGAGGTCCTCCTCGACGTCGGTTACAAGACCGAGGGCGTCATCCCCTCGCGCGAGCTCTCGATCAAGCACGACGTCGACCCCAACGAGGTCGTCGAGGTCGGCGACGAGGTCGAGGCCCTGGTCCTCCAGAAGGAGGACAAGGAAGGTCGCCTCATCCTGTCGAAGAAGCGCGCGCAGTACGAGCGTGCGTGGGGCGACGTCGAGAAGATCAAGGAGTCCGACGGCGTCGTGACCGGCACGGTCATCGAGGTCGTCAAGGGCGGCCTCATCGTCGACATCGGTCTCCGCGGCTTCCTCCCGGCATCGCTCATCGAGCTCCGCCGCGTCCGCGACCTCACGCCGTACCTCGGCCAGGAGATCGAGGCGAAGATCCTCGAGCTCGACAAGAACCGCAACAACGTGGTCCTGTCGCGCCGTGCGCTCCTCGAGCAGACGCAGTCCGAGTCCCGCACCACCTTCCTCAACAACCTCCACAAGGGCCAGGTCCGCAAGGGCATCGTGTCCTCGATCGTCAACTTCGGTGCGTTCGTGGACCTCGGTGGCGTCGACGGTCTCGTCCACGTCTCCGAGCTCAGCTGGAAGCACATCGAGCACGCCAGCGAGGTCGTCGAGGTCGGTCAGGAAGTCACCGTCGAGATCCTCGAGGTCGACCTGGACCGCGAGCGCGTGTCGCTCTCGCTCAAGGCGACCCAGGAGGACCCGTGGCAGGTCTTCGCCCGCACCCACGCGATCGGCCAGATCGCACCGGGCAAGGTCACGAAGCTCGTGCCGTTCGGTGCGTTCGTCCGTGTCGCCGACGGCATCGAGGGCCTCGTGCACATCTCGGAGCTCTCGAACAAGCACGTCGAGCTCGCCGAGCAGGTCGTCTCGGTCAACGACGAGGTCTTCGTCAAGATCATCGACATCGACCTCGACCGTCGCCGCATCTCGCTCAGCCTCAAGCAGGCGAACGAGGGCGTGGACCCGGAGGGCACCGAGTTCGACCCGGCGCTCTACGGCATGCCGACGGAGTACGACGAGAAGGGCGACTACAAGTACCCGGACGGCTTCGACCCGGAGACGAACGAGTGGCTCGAGGGCTACGACACCCAGCGCACCGAGTGGGAGGGCCAGTACGCGGCCGCCCAGTCGCGTTGGGAAGCCCACAAGGCGCAGGTCGCGAAGACCATCGCCGACGAGGCGCAGGGCGGCTTCGACCTGCCCGCCGCCGCGTCGTCGTCGTTCACGAGCGAGTCGAACAACGCCAGCCCGCTGGCTGACGACGCCTCGCTCGCGGCGCTCCGCGAGAAGCTCAGCTCGACCAACTGA
- a CDS encoding DUF885 domain-containing protein: MSDERPVRQPSAVDRVAEDWVTTLVDLDPMTATYIGVPGRTGEYGDTSPAGADAAADAARAAKRALDAAPAVDAVDAVTKADLGAELDLVLESHERKLHLRDLNVIASPAQSVREIIDLMPTATESDWQDVAGRLNALPDALEGIRETLLQGTREDVTPAKRQVALIAEQAARNGAEDGFFRRLVDGAAFDDGGSVPEALRADLERGATVAAAAYRSFGRFLEHELLPLATPVDAVGRDAYELHSRRFLGATVDLDETYEWGLEELARMRDEQERIADRIEPGASVARAIEVLDADPSRVLHGTEALQRWMQETSDASIEAMAGTYFDIPDPIRRLECRIAPTQEGGIYYSGPSDDFSRAGRMWWSVPQGVTEFGTWREKTTVYHEGVPGHHLQISQGVYNRGELNTWRRQLAGSSGHVEGWALYAERLMEQLGFLDDDGDRLGMLDGQRMRAARVVLDIGVHLQKTNPDGGGWTWEYALDFMRENVNMDDAFVRFEVARYFGWPGQAPSYKVGQRVWESIRDEVAAREGAAFDLKAFHHRALSLGSIGLDTLRSALVG, encoded by the coding sequence ATGAGCGATGAACGACCCGTCCGCCAGCCGTCCGCCGTCGACCGCGTCGCCGAGGACTGGGTGACCACCCTCGTCGACCTCGACCCGATGACCGCCACGTACATCGGCGTCCCCGGACGCACGGGGGAGTACGGCGACACCTCGCCGGCCGGGGCCGACGCCGCGGCCGACGCCGCCCGTGCGGCCAAGCGCGCGCTCGACGCGGCGCCGGCGGTCGACGCGGTCGACGCGGTGACCAAGGCCGACCTCGGAGCCGAGCTCGACCTCGTGCTCGAGTCGCACGAGCGGAAGCTCCACCTGCGCGACCTCAACGTGATCGCGAGCCCGGCGCAGTCGGTGCGCGAGATCATCGACCTCATGCCGACCGCCACCGAGTCGGACTGGCAGGACGTCGCCGGTCGGCTGAACGCCCTGCCGGACGCGCTCGAGGGCATCCGCGAGACCCTGCTCCAGGGCACGCGCGAGGACGTCACCCCCGCCAAGCGCCAGGTCGCGCTCATCGCGGAGCAGGCCGCCCGGAACGGCGCCGAGGACGGCTTCTTCCGCCGCCTGGTCGACGGTGCCGCGTTCGACGACGGCGGCAGCGTGCCGGAGGCACTGCGGGCCGACCTCGAGCGCGGCGCCACCGTCGCGGCCGCTGCGTACCGGTCGTTCGGGCGGTTCCTCGAGCACGAGCTCCTGCCGCTCGCCACCCCGGTGGACGCGGTCGGGCGCGACGCCTACGAACTGCACTCCCGCCGCTTCCTCGGCGCCACCGTGGACCTCGACGAGACCTACGAGTGGGGACTCGAGGAACTCGCCCGGATGCGCGACGAGCAGGAGCGCATCGCGGACCGGATCGAGCCGGGCGCGAGCGTCGCCCGTGCGATCGAGGTCCTCGACGCCGACCCGTCCCGCGTCCTGCACGGCACCGAGGCGCTGCAGCGGTGGATGCAGGAGACGAGCGACGCCTCGATCGAGGCGATGGCCGGCACCTACTTCGACATCCCGGACCCGATCCGCCGCCTCGAGTGCCGGATCGCGCCGACGCAGGAGGGCGGCATCTACTACAGCGGCCCCTCCGACGACTTCTCGCGCGCCGGTCGCATGTGGTGGTCCGTCCCGCAGGGCGTCACCGAGTTCGGGACCTGGCGCGAGAAGACGACGGTGTACCACGAGGGCGTCCCCGGACACCACCTGCAGATCAGCCAGGGCGTCTACAACCGCGGCGAGCTGAACACGTGGCGTCGGCAGCTCGCCGGCTCGTCCGGGCACGTCGAGGGGTGGGCGCTCTACGCCGAGCGCCTCATGGAGCAGCTCGGCTTCCTCGACGACGACGGCGACCGGCTCGGCATGCTCGACGGCCAGCGGATGCGCGCCGCCCGTGTCGTGCTCGACATCGGCGTGCACCTGCAGAAGACGAACCCCGACGGCGGCGGCTGGACGTGGGAGTACGCCCTCGACTTCATGCGCGAGAACGTCAACATGGACGACGCGTTCGTCCGGTTCGAGGTCGCGCGGTACTTCGGCTGGCCCGGGCAGGCGCCGTCCTACAAGGTCGGCCAGCGGGTGTGGGAGTCGATCCGCGACGAGGTCGCCGCTCGCGAGGGCGCGGCCTTCGACCTGAAGGCCTTCCACCACCGCGCGCTGTCCCTCGGCAGCATCGGGCTGGACACCCTGCGGAGCGCCCTGGTCGGATGA
- the polA gene encoding DNA polymerase I produces MSDSAKPTLMVIDGHSLAFRAFYALPVDSFVNRDGQHTNAIHGFISMLLMLLQREKPTHLAVAFDISRFSFRTREYAEYKGTRSETPAEFKGQIPLLQQALEAMGITTVTKEDYEADDILATLSSQGAAQGFQVYVVSGDRDSIQLVNDDVTLLYPSVRGVSELTRYDRDKVYERYGIEPHQYPDIAALVGETSDNLIGIDKVGEKTAVKWVTQYGSLDGVLEHADEIKGVVGNNLREQKDRAVRNRRLNRLVTDVELPVGPADVALRPLDETAVRELFAKLQFRTLLDRVFKVAGSGEPSDATAAEGSVDDGAPTPPPVKTLIDEELGYWLERRNATEAANGYGVAVEVIDGRLSAIGIATHDDAVLVPGGSGAKDYEQLTAWFASDAPKHFHDAKAAIKALGTVGIAVNGVAGDARIMGWLANPGKQGQPLADLVYQELGEELPTADPNQLVPETDPVNIGVHAWFVLRVVTALRARIDESSLTVLDDIELPLVSVLAGMETIGVGIDRPVLTGLSKELGERAAELAQQAFAEIGHEVNLGSPKQLQEVLFTELAMPKTRKTKTGFSTDAASLADLQEQHPHPFLGLLLQHRDATKLRQIVDTLDAAVVDGRIHTRYEQTGTSTGRVSSTDPNLQNIPVKTAVGRRIRSAFAVAEPYTTLVTADYSQIEMRIMAHLSGDPGLIQAFNEGEDLHRFVGARVFGVDPSEVTPEMRTKVKAMSYGLAYGLSAFGLSKQLRIEQSEARTLMTEYFARFGAVRDYLRNVVEQAREDGYTETIFGRRRPFPDLKSPNRVLRENAERAALNAPIQGSAADIMKIAMLGVADDLRDGGLDSHLLLQVHDELILEVAPGEQERVEEILRTRMGAAAELTVPLDVSIGVGPNWESAAH; encoded by the coding sequence GTGTCGGACTCCGCAAAGCCTACCCTCATGGTCATCGACGGCCATTCGCTCGCCTTCCGGGCCTTCTACGCACTGCCGGTGGACAGCTTCGTCAACCGTGACGGGCAGCACACGAACGCCATCCACGGCTTCATCTCGATGCTGCTCATGCTCCTGCAGCGCGAGAAGCCGACGCACCTCGCGGTCGCGTTCGACATCTCCCGCTTCTCCTTCCGCACGCGGGAGTACGCCGAGTACAAGGGCACCCGCTCGGAGACCCCGGCCGAGTTCAAGGGCCAGATCCCGCTGCTCCAGCAGGCGCTCGAGGCGATGGGCATCACCACCGTGACGAAGGAGGACTACGAGGCCGACGACATCCTCGCGACCCTCTCGTCGCAGGGTGCCGCCCAGGGCTTCCAGGTCTACGTCGTCTCCGGCGACCGTGACTCGATCCAGCTCGTGAACGACGACGTCACGCTGCTCTACCCGTCGGTCCGCGGGGTGTCCGAGCTCACCCGCTACGACCGCGACAAGGTGTACGAGCGGTACGGCATCGAGCCGCACCAGTACCCCGACATCGCCGCACTCGTCGGCGAGACGAGCGACAACCTCATCGGCATCGACAAGGTCGGCGAGAAGACCGCCGTGAAGTGGGTCACCCAGTACGGCTCCCTCGACGGCGTCCTCGAGCACGCCGACGAGATCAAGGGCGTCGTCGGCAACAACCTGCGCGAGCAGAAGGACCGCGCGGTCCGCAACCGGCGGCTGAACCGCCTGGTCACCGACGTGGAGCTGCCGGTCGGCCCCGCCGACGTGGCGCTCCGTCCCCTCGACGAGACCGCGGTGCGCGAGCTGTTCGCCAAGCTGCAGTTCCGCACCCTGCTCGACCGCGTGTTCAAGGTCGCCGGCTCGGGTGAACCGTCCGACGCCACCGCGGCCGAGGGCTCGGTCGACGACGGCGCCCCGACCCCGCCGCCGGTCAAGACCCTCATCGACGAGGAACTCGGCTACTGGCTCGAGCGCCGCAACGCGACCGAGGCGGCGAACGGCTACGGCGTCGCGGTCGAGGTCATCGACGGCCGGCTCAGTGCGATCGGCATCGCCACCCACGACGACGCCGTGCTCGTCCCCGGTGGCAGCGGTGCGAAGGACTACGAACAGCTCACCGCCTGGTTCGCGTCCGACGCCCCGAAGCACTTCCACGACGCGAAGGCGGCGATCAAGGCCCTCGGCACGGTCGGCATCGCCGTGAACGGCGTCGCCGGCGACGCCCGGATCATGGGCTGGCTCGCCAACCCCGGCAAGCAGGGCCAGCCCCTGGCCGACCTCGTCTACCAGGAGCTCGGCGAGGAACTCCCCACCGCCGACCCGAACCAGCTCGTGCCCGAGACCGACCCGGTGAACATCGGCGTGCACGCCTGGTTCGTGCTCCGCGTCGTGACCGCGCTGCGCGCCCGCATCGACGAGTCCTCGCTCACCGTGCTCGACGACATCGAGCTGCCCCTCGTCTCGGTGCTCGCGGGCATGGAGACCATCGGCGTCGGGATCGACCGCCCGGTGCTCACCGGGCTGTCGAAGGAACTGGGGGAGCGCGCCGCCGAACTCGCCCAGCAGGCGTTCGCCGAGATCGGCCACGAGGTCAACCTCGGGTCGCCGAAGCAGCTGCAGGAGGTCCTGTTCACCGAGCTCGCGATGCCGAAGACCCGCAAGACGAAGACGGGCTTCTCGACCGACGCGGCGAGCCTCGCCGACCTGCAGGAGCAGCACCCGCACCCGTTCCTCGGCCTGCTGCTGCAGCACCGCGACGCCACGAAGCTGCGCCAGATCGTCGACACGCTCGACGCCGCGGTCGTCGACGGTCGCATCCACACCCGCTACGAGCAGACCGGCACGAGCACCGGCCGTGTCTCGTCGACCGACCCGAACCTGCAGAACATCCCGGTGAAGACCGCCGTCGGCCGCCGCATCCGGTCGGCGTTCGCCGTCGCCGAGCCGTACACGACGCTCGTCACCGCCGACTACTCGCAGATCGAGATGCGCATCATGGCGCACCTGTCCGGCGACCCCGGCCTCATCCAGGCCTTCAACGAGGGCGAGGACCTGCACCGTTTCGTCGGCGCCCGGGTCTTCGGCGTCGACCCGTCCGAGGTCACCCCGGAGATGCGCACGAAGGTCAAGGCGATGTCCTACGGCCTGGCCTACGGGTTGAGCGCCTTCGGGCTCTCGAAGCAGCTGCGCATCGAGCAGTCCGAGGCCCGCACGCTGATGACCGAGTACTTCGCCCGCTTCGGCGCGGTGCGCGACTACCTGCGCAACGTCGTCGAGCAGGCGCGCGAGGACGGCTACACCGAGACGATCTTCGGGCGCCGCCGCCCGTTCCCGGACCTGAAGAGCCCGAACCGCGTGCTGCGCGAGAACGCCGAGCGTGCCGCGCTGAACGCCCCGATCCAGGGCTCCGCCGCGGACATCATGAAGATCGCGATGCTCGGCGTCGCGGACGACCTGCGCGACGGGGGCCTCGACTCCCACCTGCTGCTCCAGGTGCACGACGAACTCATCCTCGAGGTCGCGCCCGGCGAGCAGGAGCGCGTCGAGGAGATCCTCCGCACCCGGATGGGCGCCGCCGCCGAACTGACCGTCCCGCTGGACGTGTCGATCGGCGTGGGCCCGAACTGGGAGAGCGCAGCGCACTAG
- a CDS encoding hotdog fold thioesterase: protein MTDEATTSTGVDERLTERGVGELAEKMGMVITELSAERAVGTIPVEGNRQPVGLLHGGAYVVLAESLGSMAANVHAGPGRYAVGIELSASHSRSATSGTVTGTCTAIHLGGTLTTHEIVLTDDQGRRCSTVRITNMIRERR from the coding sequence GTGACCGACGAAGCGACCACCAGCACCGGCGTCGACGAGCGGCTCACCGAGCGGGGTGTCGGCGAGCTGGCCGAGAAGATGGGCATGGTCATCACCGAGCTCAGCGCCGAGCGTGCGGTGGGCACGATCCCGGTCGAGGGCAACCGGCAACCGGTCGGTCTGCTGCACGGGGGCGCGTACGTCGTGCTCGCCGAGAGCCTCGGGTCGATGGCGGCGAACGTGCACGCCGGTCCCGGCCGCTACGCCGTCGGCATCGAGCTGAGCGCCTCGCACTCGCGCAGCGCCACGAGCGGCACCGTCACCGGCACCTGCACCGCGATACACCTCGGCGGTACGCTCACCACGCACGAGATCGTCCTCACCGACGACCAGGGCCGACGGTGCTCGACGGTGCGCATCACGAACATGATCCGCGAGCGGCGCTGA
- a CDS encoding GNAT family N-acetyltransferase — translation MDDVVIRASRPDDMPAVADLRWRWSVDEGGAVPAATPAAYREAMVAFAAANPDTHRCVVAERDGVVLGMAWLALVSRPPTPDHPGRRLTADVQTVYVHPDLRGAGVAGRLVTALLDVTDDLGVERTSVHSSVDGERLYRRLGFGDARLLLQRPPED, via the coding sequence GTGGACGACGTGGTGATCCGGGCCTCCCGGCCTGACGACATGCCTGCGGTGGCCGACCTGCGCTGGCGGTGGAGCGTCGACGAGGGCGGGGCGGTGCCGGCGGCGACGCCCGCCGCGTACCGCGAGGCGATGGTCGCGTTCGCTGCGGCGAACCCGGACACCCACCGGTGCGTGGTGGCCGAGCGTGACGGCGTCGTGCTCGGGATGGCGTGGCTCGCCCTCGTGTCGCGCCCTCCGACGCCCGACCACCCGGGGCGACGGCTGACCGCGGACGTGCAGACGGTCTACGTGCACCCGGACCTTCGCGGTGCCGGCGTCGCCGGGCGGCTCGTCACCGCACTGCTCGACGTCACCGACGACCTCGGTGTCGAGCGGACGAGCGTGCACTCGAGCGTCGACGGGGAGCGGCTCTACCGGCGGCTCGGCTTCGGGGACGCTCGCCTGCTGCTGCAGCGTCCGCCCGAGGACTGA
- a CDS encoding response regulator, with protein sequence MSDSEATATAPRRVVVAEDESLIRLDIVEILRDNGFDVVGEAGDGETAVQLATDLRPDLVVMDVKMPQLDGISAAEKLSKNHIAPVVLLTAFSQKDLVERATEAGALAYVVKPFTPNDLLPAIEIALSRYQQIITLEAEVADLVERFETRKLVDRAKGLLNEKMGLTEPEAFRWIQKASMDRRLTMHDVAKAIIEQLSAKK encoded by the coding sequence GTGAGTGACTCAGAAGCAACAGCAACCGCACCCCGTCGCGTCGTCGTCGCTGAGGACGAGTCGCTCATCCGCCTCGACATCGTGGAGATCCTCCGCGACAACGGGTTCGACGTCGTCGGCGAAGCCGGTGACGGCGAGACCGCGGTGCAGCTCGCGACCGACCTCCGCCCCGACCTCGTCGTGATGGACGTCAAGATGCCGCAGCTCGACGGCATCTCCGCGGCCGAGAAGCTCTCGAAGAACCACATCGCCCCCGTGGTCCTGCTCACCGCCTTCAGCCAGAAGGACCTCGTCGAGCGTGCGACCGAGGCCGGCGCCCTCGCCTACGTGGTCAAGCCCTTCACCCCGAACGACCTGCTCCCCGCGATCGAGATCGCCCTCTCGCGGTACCAGCAGATCATCACGCTCGAGGCCGAGGTCGCCGACCTCGTCGAGCGCTTCGAGACCCGCAAGCTCGTCGACCGCGCCAAGGGCCTGCTCAACGAGAAGATGGGTCTCACCGAGCCCGAGGCGTTCCGCTGGATCCAGAAGGCCTCGATGGACCGCCGCCTGACCATGCACGACGTCGCCAAGGCGATCATCGAGCAGCTCAGCGCCAAGAAGTAG
- a CDS encoding HAMP domain-containing sensor histidine kinase encodes MSDGRTGGLRTTSLRLRTVVATVVLLAVLLAGLAVAVEALLGVRLRAQVEDRLRDRASAAAALVGTVDAEDLADRLSAQGLSVRIVQPDGAAVEAGPTPDELRSGPPDPAALPVPGPARRPGTDASASPSASPSASTGSDGGRTVTSSQLREDDGVLTLVSRLDDGTRITLTTGTRDVQDTLVQLGWVMGGASAVFLGVAVVGVVLVVRRSLRPLDVMTTTARSIAAGDRGRRLRPSRRDTEIGRVAVAMDEMLDAVEGAEHDAVAAEARVRSFLSDAAHELRTPVAGVRAAADTLVRGGGDDATREALAVHVVRQADRAARLVDDMLTMARLDRGIELDRRSVDLGAVLVAEGDRLRLRLPSVDLRVAVPDGPVPATVDAERLAQVVGNLVDNAARATGGRGTVVITLEDRGREAAVRVADDGPGIPPADRERVFDRLVRLEASRDARTGGAGLGLPIARGIAEAHGGTLRYVEAAGGAAPGGAVFELALPTSSAPATRTGIGTVPGSC; translated from the coding sequence GTGAGCGACGGACGGACCGGCGGCCTCCGCACGACCTCGTTGCGACTGCGGACCGTCGTCGCCACCGTGGTCTTGCTCGCGGTCCTGCTCGCCGGCCTCGCGGTCGCGGTGGAGGCGCTGCTCGGGGTCCGTCTCCGTGCCCAGGTCGAGGACCGGCTCCGCGACCGGGCCTCGGCGGCCGCGGCGCTCGTCGGCACGGTCGACGCCGAGGACCTCGCGGACCGGCTCTCCGCACAGGGCCTGTCGGTCCGGATCGTGCAACCCGACGGCGCCGCGGTCGAGGCCGGCCCGACCCCGGACGAACTGCGCTCCGGTCCACCGGATCCGGCTGCGCTCCCGGTCCCCGGTCCGGCCCGGCGCCCCGGGACGGACGCCTCGGCCTCGCCCTCGGCGTCCCCGTCGGCGTCGACCGGTTCCGACGGGGGCCGGACGGTCACCTCGTCGCAGCTGCGGGAGGACGACGGCGTGCTCACCCTGGTCAGCCGGCTCGACGACGGCACGCGGATCACGCTGACGACCGGCACGCGGGACGTCCAGGACACGCTCGTGCAGCTCGGGTGGGTGATGGGCGGTGCCTCGGCGGTCTTCCTGGGCGTGGCGGTCGTCGGCGTGGTGCTCGTCGTCCGCCGGTCGCTGCGGCCCCTCGACGTCATGACCACCACGGCACGGTCGATCGCAGCGGGCGACCGTGGGCGTCGCCTGCGCCCCTCGCGCCGGGACACCGAGATCGGCCGGGTCGCCGTCGCGATGGACGAGATGCTCGACGCCGTCGAGGGGGCCGAGCACGACGCGGTCGCCGCCGAGGCCCGGGTCCGCTCGTTCCTGTCCGACGCCGCGCACGAACTCCGCACGCCGGTCGCCGGCGTCCGTGCCGCGGCGGACACGCTCGTGCGCGGCGGGGGCGACGACGCGACCCGCGAGGCCCTGGCGGTGCACGTCGTGCGTCAGGCGGACCGGGCCGCACGGCTCGTCGACGACATGCTCACGATGGCCCGGCTCGACCGCGGCATCGAGCTCGACCGGCGCTCGGTCGACCTCGGCGCGGTGCTCGTCGCCGAGGGGGACCGGCTCCGTCTGCGGCTGCCGTCCGTCGACCTGCGCGTCGCGGTCCCCGACGGCCCGGTCCCGGCGACCGTCGACGCCGAGCGGCTGGCCCAGGTCGTCGGCAACCTGGTCGACAACGCCGCACGCGCCACCGGCGGTCGGGGCACCGTCGTCATCACGCTCGAGGACCGCGGGCGCGAGGCCGCGGTCCGCGTCGCGGACGACGGCCCCGGCATCCCGCCGGCCGACCGCGAGCGGGTCTTCGACCGGCTCGTTCGGCTCGAGGCGTCGCGCGACGCCCGGACGGGCGGCGCCGGGCTCGGGCTGCCCATCGCGCGGGGGATCGCCGAGGCGCACGGCGGCACCCTGCGGTACGTGGAGGCCGCGGGCGGAGCGGCGCCCGGGGGTGCGGTGTTCGAGCTGGCGCTGCCGACCTCGTCCGCGCCCGCGACCAGGACCGGGATCGGGACGGTACCCGGGTCCTGCTAG
- a CDS encoding response regulator transcription factor, with amino-acid sequence MPAPARVLVVDDDDSIRTAVATTLRAEGFLVAEAPDGRAVLEDLRRAAPDLVLLDWMMPGPSGILLAGRIRSASDAAVVMMTARDELDERLRGFAEGADDYVVKPFAMAELVARVTAVRRRRGRIPSVVEVADLVVDPEAATAHRAGVRLELTATEFRLLRFLAESRGRTVSKAQITTQVWGYEEVAANVVEVHLSALRRKMEAHGPRLVHTVRGLGYRLSDDRTPA; translated from the coding sequence GTGCCTGCTCCTGCCCGCGTCCTCGTGGTCGACGACGACGACTCCATCCGCACCGCCGTCGCGACGACCCTCCGTGCCGAGGGGTTCCTCGTCGCCGAGGCCCCCGACGGTCGCGCCGTCCTCGAGGACCTCCGTCGCGCAGCCCCCGACCTGGTCCTGCTCGACTGGATGATGCCCGGACCGAGCGGCATCCTGCTCGCCGGGCGCATCCGGTCGGCCTCCGACGCGGCGGTCGTGATGATGACCGCCCGCGACGAACTCGACGAACGGCTGCGGGGGTTCGCCGAGGGCGCGGACGACTACGTGGTGAAGCCCTTCGCGATGGCCGAGCTCGTCGCCCGCGTCACGGCGGTGCGCCGGCGCCGCGGTCGGATTCCGTCGGTGGTCGAGGTCGCCGACCTCGTCGTGGACCCCGAGGCCGCGACGGCGCACCGCGCGGGTGTCCGGCTCGAGCTCACCGCGACGGAGTTCCGCCTCCTGCGCTTCCTGGCCGAGAGCCGCGGCCGGACGGTCTCGAAGGCGCAGATCACGACGCAGGTGTGGGGGTACGAGGAGGTCGCGGCGAACGTGGTCGAGGTGCACCTCAGCGCGCTCCGCCGGAAGATGGAGGCGCACGGTCCCCGGCTCGTGCACACCGTCCGGGGCCTCGGCTACCGGCTCAGCGACGACCGGACGCCGGCGTGA
- a CDS encoding DUF308 domain-containing protein encodes MDSRAVRTFRVFVVVTAVVAIVLGVTAIAWPRPSLVVVALVFGVYLVVAGALRVLAAARGHGTPTPWRWTSGVVGTLVAVAGLVTLVDPVIPLLVYAVLAGIGFVVEGVASLVGGFVGHPGSSRVPTLVSGVVSVLAGVVVLLAPGTALAVFTVFAGIALVVVGAGTLLLLPPRAAVRRW; translated from the coding sequence GTGGACTCTCGTGCCGTCCGCACGTTCCGCGTGTTCGTCGTCGTCACCGCGGTCGTCGCGATCGTGCTCGGCGTCACCGCGATCGCCTGGCCCCGCCCGTCGCTCGTGGTGGTGGCACTGGTGTTCGGTGTGTACCTCGTCGTCGCGGGCGCCCTGCGCGTGCTGGCGGCAGCGCGGGGTCACGGCACACCGACGCCCTGGCGGTGGACCTCCGGGGTGGTCGGGACGCTCGTCGCGGTGGCCGGACTGGTCACCCTCGTCGACCCCGTCATCCCGCTGCTCGTCTACGCGGTGCTCGCGGGCATCGGCTTCGTCGTCGAGGGCGTCGCGTCGCTCGTCGGCGGCTTCGTCGGGCACCCCGGTTCGTCACGCGTCCCGACGCTCGTGAGCGGCGTGGTGTCGGTGCTCGCCGGGGTGGTCGTGCTGCTCGCCCCGGGGACGGCGCTCGCGGTCTTCACGGTGTTCGCCGGCATCGCACTCGTCGTCGTCGGTGCGGGGACGCTGCTGTTGCTGCCGCCGCGGGCCGCGGTCCGCCGCTGGTAG